One Ricinus communis isolate WT05 ecotype wild-type chromosome 7, ASM1957865v1, whole genome shotgun sequence genomic region harbors:
- the LOC8279687 gene encoding succinate--CoA ligase [ADP-forming] subunit beta, mitochondrial — protein MRGLLNKLVSRSLSVAGKWQQQQLRRLNIHEYQGADLMSKYGINVPKGVAAASIDEVRKAIQDVFPDKSELVVKSQILAGGRGLGKFKNGFEGGVHIVKADKAVETAGKMLGQILVTKQTGPQGKVVSKVYLCEKLSLVNEMYFAIMLDRQTAGPLIIACKKGGTSIEDLAEKFPDLIIKVPIDVFKGITDEDAAKVVDGLAPKVADRNDSIEQVKKLYKLFCECDCTLLEINPMAETADNQLVAADAKLNFDDNAAFRQKELFKLRDPTQEDPREVAAAKADLNYIGLDGEIGCMVNGAGLAMATMDIIKLHGGTPANFLDVGGNASEGQVVEAFKILTSDDKVKAILVNIFGGIMKCDVIASGIVNAAKQVALKVPVVVRLEGTNVDQGKRILKESGMTLITAEDLDDAAEKAVKAASG, from the exons ATGAGAGGATTACTGAACAAGCTAGTCTCTCGCTCTCTATCCGTCGCCGGAAAATGGCAGCAGCAGCAACTCCGCCGTCTCAACATCCACGAGTATCAG GGAGCTGATTTGATGAGTAAATATGGAATTAACGTACCCAAAGGAGTAGCTGCTGCCTCTATTGATGAGGTCAGAAAAGCAATTCAAGATGTTTTTCCAGATAAAAGCGAG TTGGTCGTTAAGAGCCAAATTTTGGCTGGTGGACGAGGCTTAGGAAAATTTAAGAATGGCTTTGAGGGTGGAGTTCACATTGTTAAGGCTGACAAGGCTGTAGAGACAGCTG GTAAGATGCTTGGCCAGATACTTGTTACCAAGCAAACTGGTCCTCAAGGAAAAGTTGTCAGCAAG GTTTACCTTTGTGAAAAGTTATCACTTGTCAATGAGATGTACTTCGCTATCATGTTGGATCGTCAGACTGCTGGCCCA CTAATCATTGCCTGTAAAAAGGGGGGAACTAGTATTGAAGACCTTGCAGAGAAATTCCCCGACTTGATTATTAAG gTGCCTATTGATGTATTTAAAGGAATTACTGATGAAGATGCCGCAAAAGTTGTTGATGGTTTAGCTCCAAAGGTGGCTGATAGGAATGATTCCATTGAACAAGtgaagaaattatataagcTCTTTTGCGAGTGCGATTGCACATTGTTGGAA ATCAATCCCATGGCGGAGACTGCTGATAACCAGTTGGTAGCTGCTGATGCCAAGTTGAACTTTGATGATAATGCTGCTTTTCGTCAGAAGGAGCTATTCAAACTCCGTGATCCAACCCAGGAAGATCCTAGAGAG GTGGCTGCTGCCAAGGCAGATTTGAATTATATTGGCTTAGATGGAGAAATTGGTTGCATGGTGAATGGTGCTGGATTAGCAATGGCTACTATGGATATAATTAAATTGCATGGGGGAACTCCTGCCAATTTCCTAGATGTTGGTGGTAATGCCTCTGAAGGGCAG GTGGTTGAggcatttaaaatattgacTTCAGATGACAAGGTTAAAGCAATTTTAGTGAACATATTTGGAGGGATAATGAAATGTGATGTGATAGCGAGCGGAATTGTTAATGCAGCCAAACAG GTTGCACTAAAAGTACCAGTGGTGGTTCGTCTTGAAGGCACTAATGTTGACCAAGGGAAGAGAATTCTCAAG GAAAGTGGAATGACGTTAATTACAGCAGAAGACTTAGATGATGCTGCAGAAAAAGCAGTAAAAGCAGCATCTGGTTGA
- the LOC8283877 gene encoding thioredoxin-like fold domain-containing protein MRL7, chloroplastic isoform X2 → MFHISLLNNSSAFTWKSDSEPDPGAKSRPKSRRKTRNCSPEAADAQKEDENPGMIFPTSATWKPTHGHRSEADAVEDFVRDTLERTFASIQQQNPEMLENKGNITKDKVNDNIDSETSDDDDDDEQEDEDDVGRRKGKKKKMVVEEENPNWPLDADVGWGIRASEYFQKHPIKNVVGEDGFEIDWEGEIEDNWVNEINCLEWESYAFHPSPLIVLAFERYNRATDNWKTLKELEKAVKVYWSAKDRLPPRSVKIDVNIEKDLAYALKVKECPQILFLRGNRIVYRERDFRTADELVQMIAHFYYNAKKPPCVNDAALSPPY, encoded by the exons ATGTTTCATATTTCCTTGCTCAACAATAGTTCGGCATTCACATG gaaatctgattCAGAACCTGACCCTGGAGCTAAATCCAGACCCAAAAGTAGACGTAAAACAAGAAACTGCAGTCCAGAAGCTGCAGATGCTCAAAAGGAAGATGAAAATCCTGGAATGATCTTCCCAACAAGCGCTACATGGAAACCAACGCATGGTCATAGGAGTGAAGCAGATGCTGTTGAGGATTTTGTACGTGACACACTTGAACGGACATTTGCATCAATTCAACAGCAAAACCCAGAAATGTTAGAGAATAAAGGAAATATAACGAAGGACAAAGTTAATGATAATATAGATTCTGAAACCAGTGACGACGACGACGACGACGAGcaagaagatgaagatgatgttggtagaagaaaaggaaagaaaaagaagatggTGGTTGAGGAGGAAAACCCAAATTGGCCATTGGATGCTGACGTGGGTTGGGGAATTAGAGCATCAGAGTATTTTCAGAAACATCCAATCAAGAATGTTGTGGGGGAAGATGGATTCGAGATTGACTGGGAAGGGGAGATAGAGGATAACTGGGTGAATGAGATTAATTGTCTTGAGTGGGAGAGCTATGCTTTTCATCCTAGCCCATTGATTGTTCTTgcttttgaaagatataacag GGCAACTGATAACTGGAAGACTTTGAAAGAGCTGGAGAAGGCGGTCAAGGTGTATTGGAGTGCAAAGGATCGATTGCCTCCTCGG TCAGTGAAGATAGACGTCAATATTGAGAAAGATTTAGCATATGCTCTTAAAGTTAAAGAATGCCCCCAAATTCTCTTTTTACGAGGAAACAGGATCGTTTATAGGGAGAGAG ACTTCCGAACTGCTGATGAGTTGGTCCAGATGATTGCACATTTCTACTACAATGCAAAGAAGCCTCCGTGTGTTAATGATGCAGCTCTATCTCCACCTTATTAA
- the LOC8283877 gene encoding thioredoxin-like fold domain-containing protein MRL7, chloroplastic isoform X3, with the protein MLNCLWLKGFLFFQKSDSEPDPGAKSRPKSRRKTRNCSPEAADAQKEDENPGMIFPTSATWKPTHGHRSEADAVEDFVRDTLERTFASIQQQNPEMLENKGNITKDKVNDNIDSETSDDDDDDEQEDEDDVGRRKGKKKKMVVEEENPNWPLDADVGWGIRASEYFQKHPIKNVVGEDGFEIDWEGEIEDNWVNEINCLEWESYAFHPSPLIVLAFERYNRATDNWKTLKELEKAVKVYWSAKDRLPPRSVKIDVNIEKDLAYALKVKECPQILFLRGNRIVYRERDFRTADELVQMIAHFYYNAKKPPCVNDAALSPPY; encoded by the exons ATGCTGAATTGCTTATGGCTTAAAGGCTTTCTGTTCTTTCA gaaatctgattCAGAACCTGACCCTGGAGCTAAATCCAGACCCAAAAGTAGACGTAAAACAAGAAACTGCAGTCCAGAAGCTGCAGATGCTCAAAAGGAAGATGAAAATCCTGGAATGATCTTCCCAACAAGCGCTACATGGAAACCAACGCATGGTCATAGGAGTGAAGCAGATGCTGTTGAGGATTTTGTACGTGACACACTTGAACGGACATTTGCATCAATTCAACAGCAAAACCCAGAAATGTTAGAGAATAAAGGAAATATAACGAAGGACAAAGTTAATGATAATATAGATTCTGAAACCAGTGACGACGACGACGACGACGAGcaagaagatgaagatgatgttggtagaagaaaaggaaagaaaaagaagatggTGGTTGAGGAGGAAAACCCAAATTGGCCATTGGATGCTGACGTGGGTTGGGGAATTAGAGCATCAGAGTATTTTCAGAAACATCCAATCAAGAATGTTGTGGGGGAAGATGGATTCGAGATTGACTGGGAAGGGGAGATAGAGGATAACTGGGTGAATGAGATTAATTGTCTTGAGTGGGAGAGCTATGCTTTTCATCCTAGCCCATTGATTGTTCTTgcttttgaaagatataacag GGCAACTGATAACTGGAAGACTTTGAAAGAGCTGGAGAAGGCGGTCAAGGTGTATTGGAGTGCAAAGGATCGATTGCCTCCTCGG TCAGTGAAGATAGACGTCAATATTGAGAAAGATTTAGCATATGCTCTTAAAGTTAAAGAATGCCCCCAAATTCTCTTTTTACGAGGAAACAGGATCGTTTATAGGGAGAGAG ACTTCCGAACTGCTGATGAGTTGGTCCAGATGATTGCACATTTCTACTACAATGCAAAGAAGCCTCCGTGTGTTAATGATGCAGCTCTATCTCCACCTTATTAA
- the LOC8283877 gene encoding thioredoxin-like fold domain-containing protein MRL7, chloroplastic isoform X1: MFFLQTVTMPKFFSPLCSVNIEPNVLFLPSNFPQSSLYTHTLSTRCCLEYVLLSSPHRGHIIRPFSCLAYSRKSDSEPDPGAKSRPKSRRKTRNCSPEAADAQKEDENPGMIFPTSATWKPTHGHRSEADAVEDFVRDTLERTFASIQQQNPEMLENKGNITKDKVNDNIDSETSDDDDDDEQEDEDDVGRRKGKKKKMVVEEENPNWPLDADVGWGIRASEYFQKHPIKNVVGEDGFEIDWEGEIEDNWVNEINCLEWESYAFHPSPLIVLAFERYNRATDNWKTLKELEKAVKVYWSAKDRLPPRSVKIDVNIEKDLAYALKVKECPQILFLRGNRIVYRERDFRTADELVQMIAHFYYNAKKPPCVNDAALSPPY, translated from the exons ATGTTTTTCCTTCAAACAGTTACTATGCCAAAATTCTTTTCACCTCTCTGTTCAGTGAATATCGAGCCTAATGTGCTCTTCCTTCCATCAAATTTTCCTCAAAGTTCTCTTTATACTCATACTTTAAGCACTCGTTGCTGTTTGGAATATGTCTTGCTGTCTTCCCCACATCGTGGACACATCATAAGACCTTTTTCTTGTCTTGCTTAttcaaggaaatctgattCAGAACCTGACCCTGGAGCTAAATCCAGACCCAAAAGTAGACGTAAAACAAGAAACTGCAGTCCAGAAGCTGCAGATGCTCAAAAGGAAGATGAAAATCCTGGAATGATCTTCCCAACAAGCGCTACATGGAAACCAACGCATGGTCATAGGAGTGAAGCAGATGCTGTTGAGGATTTTGTACGTGACACACTTGAACGGACATTTGCATCAATTCAACAGCAAAACCCAGAAATGTTAGAGAATAAAGGAAATATAACGAAGGACAAAGTTAATGATAATATAGATTCTGAAACCAGTGACGACGACGACGACGACGAGcaagaagatgaagatgatgttggtagaagaaaaggaaagaaaaagaagatggTGGTTGAGGAGGAAAACCCAAATTGGCCATTGGATGCTGACGTGGGTTGGGGAATTAGAGCATCAGAGTATTTTCAGAAACATCCAATCAAGAATGTTGTGGGGGAAGATGGATTCGAGATTGACTGGGAAGGGGAGATAGAGGATAACTGGGTGAATGAGATTAATTGTCTTGAGTGGGAGAGCTATGCTTTTCATCCTAGCCCATTGATTGTTCTTgcttttgaaagatataacag GGCAACTGATAACTGGAAGACTTTGAAAGAGCTGGAGAAGGCGGTCAAGGTGTATTGGAGTGCAAAGGATCGATTGCCTCCTCGG TCAGTGAAGATAGACGTCAATATTGAGAAAGATTTAGCATATGCTCTTAAAGTTAAAGAATGCCCCCAAATTCTCTTTTTACGAGGAAACAGGATCGTTTATAGGGAGAGAG ACTTCCGAACTGCTGATGAGTTGGTCCAGATGATTGCACATTTCTACTACAATGCAAAGAAGCCTCCGTGTGTTAATGATGCAGCTCTATCTCCACCTTATTAA
- the LOC125370508 gene encoding uncharacterized protein LOC125370508 → MNTKTMRLPPRRVLTSNKRKDREGFDTLKPSPPQPPAPPTKLPKPTVLPQLSGSAKLSEPAPVCVSVSVLSNQLLAGYLAHEFLTKGTLFGQRWDPARAEASGGGGGSGSESNVSNNNHRTKASQKGKEAEPSKERENYQRYVEVSGLLKGDGAHLPGIFNPSQLAHFLQM, encoded by the coding sequence atgaataccaaaaCCATGCGTCTTCCTCCTCGTCGTGTGTTAACGTCAAATAAGCGCAAAGATAGAGAGGGCTTTGATACTCTAAAGCCGTCCCCACCACAACCACCTGCTCCTCCAACAAAGTTACCCAAGCCGACGGTTTTACCTCAATTAAGCGGCTCGGCTAAACTATCTGAGCCGGCTCCTGTATGCGTCTCCGTCTCTGTTTTGTCTAATCAGCTGTTAGCAGGATATTTAGCTCACGAATTCCTCACTAAAGGCACACTCTTTGGTCAGCGGTGGGACCCAGCTAGAGCCGAAGCAAGCGGCGGTGGCGGCGGCTCCGGCTCGGAGTCGAATGTTAGCAATAATAATCACAGGACAAAGGCGAGCCAGAAAGGGAAAGAAGCCGAGCCGAGTAAAGAAAGGGAAAATTACCAAAGATACGTGGAGGTATCAGGTTTGTTGAAAGGAGACGGGGCCCACTTACCTGGCATTTTCAACCCAAGCCAGCTCGCTCATTTCTTACAGATGTGA